Proteins encoded together in one Mus musculus strain C57BL/6J chromosome 16, GRCm38.p6 C57BL/6J window:
- the Krtap6-3 gene encoding keratin-associated protein 20-2, which produces MCYYRGYYGGLGYGYGGLGYGYGCGYGCGYGCGYGGYGGYGYGCCRPLCCRRYYGFY; this is translated from the coding sequence ATGTGTTACTACAGAGGATACTACGGAGGTCTGGGCTATGGCTATGGAGGCCTAGGCTatggctatggctgtggctatggctgtggctatggctgtggctatggTGGCTATGGTGGCTATGGTTATGGCTGTTGCCGCCCACTGTGCTGTAGAAGGTACTATGGCTTCTACTGA
- the Gm38490 gene encoding keratin-associated protein 20-2-like, giving the protein MCYYGSYYGGLGYGYGGLGYGYGCGYGCGCGYGCGCGCGCGYGCGYGDYGGYGYGCCQPLCCRRYWSCGFY; this is encoded by the coding sequence ATGTGTTACTATGGTAGTTACTATGGAGGCCTGGGCTATGGCTATGGTGGCCTAGGCTATGGCTACggctgtggctatggctgtggctgtggctatggttgtggctgtggctgtggctgtggctatggctgtggctaCGGTGACTATGGTGGCTATGGTTATGGCTGCTGCCAACCACTGTGCTGTAGAAGGTACTGGTCCTGTGGTTTCTACTGA
- the Gm33726 gene encoding keratin-associated protein 20-2-like: protein MCYYGGYYGGLGYGYGGIGYGCGCGYGGYGCGYGYGYGCCRPLCCRRYWSYGFY, encoded by the coding sequence ATGTGTTACTATGGCGGATACTATGGAGGCCTGGGCTATGGTTATGGTGGCATAGgctatggctgtggctgtggctatggTGGCTATGGTtgtggctatggctatggctatggctgcTGCCGCCCACTGTGCTGTAGAAGGTATTGGTCTTATGGCTTCTACTGA
- the Gm33798 gene encoding keratin-associated protein 20-2-like translates to MCYYGGYYGGLGCGYGGLGYGYGCGYGGYGGYGYGCCCPLCCRRYWSCGFY, encoded by the coding sequence ATGTGCTACTACGGTGGATATTATGGAGGCCTGGGCTGTGGCTATGGAGGCCTAGGCTatggctatggctgtggctatggTGGCTATGGTGGCTATGGTTATGGCTGCTGCTGCCCCCTGTGCTGTAGAAGGTACTGGTCCTGTGGCTTCTACTGA